One genomic window of Fusarium fujikuroi IMI 58289 draft genome, chromosome FFUJ_chr01 includes the following:
- a CDS encoding related to centromere associated protein, translating into MAPRGARRSEVAEPQAIYKLGERGRKTGVELIDTGNRDEYGMQPLDDLLSSPEKETGSDQRYDDEDEAPNNDQYESGDDEDEAGSEDMDIETSAIAKAYNLPGPGPQTVLRENRQYPIPRSRSPVKTTLMSSPRRNPNLEHLSSPTRPAFSDDRDATVTRKIDFGAKPSLRGKATANGVNGGTHEEEEDADETEDAPEASEAGDVGDDMDLLDKSLELVDDLTRHSSEHDSEQESEPEPEPEPVKTKASAKDKSQRAEPEPKKPGKRGRPAKVKPVEEEPAEEEPVEEEPQEIQELGKGRRGRKPKTAVQPKKSAAPESRKRPAPEEPEEAEEHEEPDNEASDPEPEPDESPRQVKKPRTEASKPSKPAKSAPAVEPKPRGRPGRKPKAQTAGDVGDTSIAAIQHRPPMPKKRGLVSVRHNPDEVKTTRSGRHSFKPLNWWAGDRVVQEEEEFKDVSGRDRFVLSTIKEIIRAPQEEPPAKPRTKARGRPKSKPVREVEVVEPEEWELNPGVVNAEVILWEPEHETNPPGDEEPVEVMEDRVAISGEAIQTRVVQNVSFRMAKTLTTPFMGAGVVDLPAGSEKRPKNSRKMHMVFFVHTGKVLVTVNEASFRLSAGGMWFVPRGNYYSITNDYDTDSRIFFTQGCEISAQPTEPDQSQMSMMA; encoded by the exons atggCACCTCGAGGCGCAAGGCGCAGCGAAGTTGCTGAACCGCAAGCCATTTACAAGCTTGGCGAGCGTGGTCG CAAAACTGGTGTCGAGTTAATAGACACGGGTAATCGCGACGAATATGGCATGCAACCTTTGGACgaccttctttcttctccagaAAAAGAAACCGGATCCGACCAAAGatatgatgacgaggatgaagcgCCAAATAACGACCAATATGAGAGCGGagacgatgaggacgaagcCGGCAGTGAAGATATGGATATAGAAACAAGTGCGATCGCAAAGGCCTACAACC TTCCTGGGCCGGGACCTCAGACTGTACTTAGGGAAAATAGGCAGTATCCCATCCCTCGAAGTCGGTCGCCCGTCAAGACTACATTGATGTCTTCCCCTCGACGAAATCCGAACCTCGAACATCTCTCCTCGCCTACCCGCCCAGCCTTTTCCGACGATCGCGACGCTACTGTGACCCGGAAAATCGATTTTGGGGCAAAGCCCTCTTTGCGCGGGAAAGCTACGGCGAATGGAGTCAACGGCGGCActcatgaggaggaggaggacgcTGATGAAACGGAAGATGCACCTGAAGCCAGTGAAGCCGGCGACGTTGGGGACGACATGGACCTTCTCGATAAGTCTCTCGAATTGGTTGACGACCTAACTAGACACTCTTCAGAGCACGATTCAGAACAGGAGTcggagccagagccagagccggAGCCTGTTAAGACCAAAGCATCAGCCAAAGACAAGTCACAACGtgcagaaccagaacccAAGAAGCCAGGGAAGCGAGGAAGGCCAGCGAAGGTCAAACCAGTCGAAGAGGAGCCCgcggaggaggagccagtcgaagaagagcctcaagagATCCAAGAGCTAGGGAAGGGCCGAAGGGGACGGAAACCGAAGACCGCTGTTCAACCTAAGAAGTCAGCCGCTCCCGAATCACGGAAACGACCAGCGCCAGAGGAACCAGAAGAGGCCGAGGAGCATGAAGAGCCTGATAACGAAGCCTCAGATCCCGAACCTGAACCTGATGAATCCCCCAGACAAGTCAAGAAACCGCGAACCGAAGCCTCGAAACCCTCAAAACCAGCCAAGTCAGCGCCAGCAGTCGAGCCAAAACCCAGGGGGAGACCTGGACGGAAACCTAAAGCACAGACCGCAGGTGATGTTGGGGACACATCAATTGCAGCAATTCAACATAGACCTCCGATGCCCAAGAAGCGAGGCCTGGTATCTGTTCGTCATAACCCCGACGAAGTTAAGACGACAAGATCTGGGAGACACTCATTCAAACCACTAAATTGGTGGGCAGGCGACAGGGTGGttcaagaggaggaggaatttAAGGATGTCTCCGGCCGTGATCGCTTCGTGTTGTCAACTATCAAAGAAATCATCCGCGcgcctcaagaagaaccGCCTGCAAAGCCTAGGACAAAAGCTCGTGGAAGGCCGAAATCCAAGCCTGTGCGAGAAGTTGAAGTGGTCGAGCCTGAAGAGTGGGAGCTGAATCCTGGTGTTGTCAACGCTGAGGTCATCTTGTGGGAGCCTGAGCACGAGACGAATCCTCCTGGAGACGAAGAACCAGTTGAGGTTATGGAGGATCGGGTCGCTATATCAGGTGAAGCTATTCAGACCCGTGTTGTGCAAAATGTATCTTTCCGCATGGCCAAGACACTCACCACCCCTTTCATGGGTGCGGGTGTTGTTGATCTACCTGCTGGCTCTGAAAAGAGGCCAAAGAATTCGCGAAAGATGCACATGGTCTTCTTTGTGCATACTGGAAAGGTGCTTGTCACTGTGAACGAGGCTTCATTCCGACTCAGCGCTGGAGGCATGTGGTTTGTTCCAAGAG GAAACTACTACAGCATAACAAACGACTACGATACAGATTCTCGCATATTCTTCACTCAAGGTTGTGAAATATCAGCTCAGCCAACAGAGCCCGATCAATCACAAATGTCCATGATGGCTTAg
- a CDS encoding related to E.histolytica surface lectin — protein sequence MNGHFSAVGEAPGAGSYEHGVQVIDEDKEFNTHLNEYLNVTDVAASGFNYHLISVFGSQSTGKSTLLNNLFGTDFSVMSETERRQTTKGIWMSKNKRETSAGTKMSDNILVMDVEGTDGRERGEDQDFERKSALFALATSEVLIVNIWEHQVGLYQGANMGLLKTVFEVNLQLFLKDKQSTPRSLLFFVIRDHLGTTPLGNLRTTLIQDLTKIWSSISKPQGLEGSRIEDYFDFGFAALPHKILQADKFTGEVQKLGSRFTAGHRHGKPGLHGDQELEGGLFLPEYHRRIPADGFSVYAEGIWDQIVNNKDLDLPTQQELLAQFRCDEISREVLIDFDVVVTPLEEKQSEASKLGVPTVLPDLGLAGNDARQKCIKAFEVQASRYHKGVYARKRHELEGKIDTRLKALYQGQLAAAHKAGVTAFGEAVANKVKAGQKAGGSYEFAEIVANEKRKTLDIFGVEAQSLLIEGVPWTNFESQLKLFEKELDEESAKLRKEEMRRLATRVERWVRSRLGDAVGLEFNKLGSGRAGGGAPETGEKPDSEKDLWDRVWKVFTGIVKEAEVRFAERAKSFDATQEEVEIGTWRLRRKSWNALREKIEEEVMEGNILLKLRENFEDKFRYDEAGVPRIWRPSDDIEGIYTKARESTLTLVPLLSRFRLSETYGPPDLPGFVGPQPNGVQASDEEDLTPIGGIDEEDGKSLEEEMTVLSEGKRQDLVVRFKKTADGVYVEAKRGAIGGVAQVPWYFYGLLLALGWNEILTVLRNPFLCLLILVIAGGTYVAYTLNLLGPMLSMGNAAMTQGVEIAKQQLRDFIANSDTARQAVGMPAREDSDNISMDTLDSRGKKANTTSTEKDDIDEI from the exons ATGAACGGCCATTTCTCTGCCGTCGGCGAGGCGCCGGGGGCTGGAAGCTATGAGCACGGCGTCCAGGTTATCGACGAGGACAAGGAGTTCAa CACCCACCTCAATGAGTATCTCAACGTTACCGATGTTGCTGCCTCTGGCTTCAATTACCATCTTATCTCCGTCTTCGGCTCCCAGTCGACCGGAAAGTCGACCCTCCTGAACAACCTCTTTGGCACCGACTTTTCCGTCATGTCAGAAACCGAGCGTCGACAGACCACCAAGGGTATTTGGATGTCCAAGAACAAGCGCGAGACGAGCGCAGGCACAAAGATGTCTGACAACATCCTTGTCATGGATGTTGAGGGTACCGATGGTCGAGAGCGCGGTGAGGACCAGGACTTTGAGCGCAAAAGTGCCCTCTTTGCGCTGGCCACCAGCGAGGTCTTGATCGTCAACATCTGGGAGCATCAGGTTGGTTTGTATCAGGGCGCGAATATGGGACTTCTCAAGACCGTTTTCGAGGTCAACCTGCAGCTGTTCCTCAAGGACAAGCA GTCGACCCCCAGATCTCtactcttcttcgtcattcGCGATCATCTTGGCACTACACCCCTGGGCAACCTCCGAACCACCCTAATTCAGGACCTGACTAAGATTTGGTCGTCCATCTCTAAGCCTCAGGGGCTCGAGGGTTCGCGTATCGAGGACTACTTCgactttggctttgctgCCCTGCCTCACAAGATCCTTCAGGCTGATAAGTTCACCGGGGAGGTCCAGAAGCTTGGGTCGCGGTTTACCGCTGGACATCGACACGGCAAACCTGGTCTGCACGGTGACCAAGAGCTCGAGGGTGGTCTCTTCCTTCCCGAGTATCACCGACGAATTCCTGCCGATGGTTTCTCCGTTTACGCTGAGGGCATTTGGGACCAGATTGTGAACAACAAGGACCTGGACCTGCCTACCCAACAGGAGCTTCTGGCTCAGTTCCGTTGCGACGAGATTTCTCGAGAAGTTCTGATTGACTTTGACGTCGTAGTCACGCCccttgaagagaagcagagcGAAGCTTCCAAGCTCGGTGTCCCAACCGTTCTGCCCGACCTTGGCCTGGCTGGTAACGATGCTCGCCAGAAGTGCATCAAGGCCTTCGAGGTGCAGGCAAGCCGATACCATAAGGGGGTCTACGCCCGCAAGCGACACGAGCTCGAGGGCAAGATTGATACTCGCCTGAAGGCACTCTACCAGGGCCAACTGGCCGCCGCCCACAAAGCCGGTGTCACTGCTTTCGGCGAGGCTGTTGCCAACAAGGTGAAGGCTGGGCAGAAGGCTGGTGGTAGCTACGAATTTGCCGAAATTGTTGCCAACGAAAAGCGAAAGACACTGGATatctttggtgttgaggctcaGAGCTTACTCATTGAAGGGGTCCCATGGACTAACTTCGAATCGCAGCTCAAGCTCTTTGAGAAGGAGCTTGACGAAGAGAGCGCTAAACtacgaaaagaagaaatgcgACGACTTGCGACCCGTGTCGAGCGCTGGGTCAGATCTCGGCTTGGCGATGCTGTTGGTCTCGAGTTCAACAAGTTGGGCAGCGGCCGAGCCGGCGGTGGCGCCCCCGAAACCGGCGAGAAGCCTGACTCCGAGAAGGATCTCTGGGACAGAGTATGGAAAGTTTTCACGGGCATTGTCAAGGAAGCCGAGGTTCGATTTGCCGAGCGAGCTAAGAGCTTCGACGCTACTcaggaagaggttgagatcgGCACATGGCGATTGCGCCGAAAGAGCTGGAACGCCCTTCGAGAAAagatcgaggaagaggttATGGAGGGCAATATTCTGCTGAAGCTTCGAGAGAACTTTGAAGATAAGTTCAGATACGACGAGGCTGGTGTACCCAGGATATGGCGTCCTAGTGACGATATTGAGGGTATTTACACCAAGGCGCGAGAGTCTACTCTCACCcttgttcctcttctctcgagATTCCGACTGTCGGAAACATATGGCCCCCCTGACTTACCAGGCTTCGTTGGACCTCAGCCCAACGGTGTCCAGGCtagtgatgaggaggacctCACACCGATTGGAGGTATcgacgaagaggatggcaagagcctcgaggaggagatgacgGTGCTCAGCGAGGGCAAGCGCCAGGACCTTGTTGTACGATTCAAGAAGACTGCCGATGGAGTTTATGTCGAAGCTAAGCGAGGTGCtattggtggtgttgctCAGGTTCCTTGGTACTTTTATGGTTTactccttgctcttggctggaACGAGATATTGACTG TTCTGCGAAACCCCTTCCTTTGCCTCCTTATCCTGGTCATCGCCGGAGGTACATATGTTGCGTACACGCTTAACCTCCTCGGTCCTATGCTCTCAATGGGCAATGCTGCTATGACACAGGGTGTCGAAATTGCGAAGCAGCAGCTCCGCGACTTTATTGCCAACTCCGATACAGCGCGTCAGGCTGTTGGCATGCCTGCGCGTGAGGACAGCGATAACATTAGCATGGATACTTTGGATAGCCGGggcaagaaggccaacacGACTTCCACGGAGAAGGATGACATTGACGAAATTTAA
- a CDS encoding probable 35 kDa ribonuclease H gives MTDSPAEEVPETVTRSSTTYIPPSVHGEALLSGSSFNHFSAVPSSLLPSDPSDPSSATPCCLGVDEAGRGPVLGPMVYGVFFLPIDLSDSLLREKHHFDDSKVLTPAVRSDLMRTLCTPGSDLHDSCGWATASLSARDIGANMYRPTNAYNLNAQAMDATVDLIKAVYALGVNIQEIYVDTIGQPAAYQAKLQRVFPTAKITVAKKADSLYACVSAASVCAKVTRDAALEVLFEARADEDEKDGEGMAWGSGYPSDGRCVGWMKGNMHPVFGWGPECRFSWGTAKDMLEAKGNGVKVEWPLEDDGETSRLTDYFTSGDKDKESSELGNWFGTPAGLEAF, from the coding sequence ATGACGGATTCACCAGCTGAAGAAGTCCCCGAGACAGTCACCCGCTCCTCAACAACTTATATCCCACCCTCAGTCCATGGCGAAGCCCTTCTCTCAGGCTCATCATTCAACCACTTCTCCGCCGTTCCCTCCTCTCTACTCCCCAGCGACCCTTCCGACCCCTCCTCAGCAACTCCATGTTGCCTCGGTGTCGACGAAGCCGGACGTGGCCCTGTTCTCGGCCCCATGGTTTACggcgtcttcttcctccctaTAGATCTCTCTGATTCTCTACTTCGCGAGAAGCATCACTTTGACGATTCAAAGGTCCTCACACCCGCTGTTCGTTCAGATCTTATGCGCACACTTTGCACACCTGGCTCGGATCTTCACGACTCTTGTGGCTGGGCAACAGCTTCACTATCGGCTAGAGACATCGGCGCGAACATGTACCGACCTACAAATGCCTACAACCTCAATGCACAAGCTATGGACGCCACGGTCGATCTTATAAAGGCTGTGTATGCGCTTGGCGTAAACATCCAGGAGATTTACGTCGATACAATTGGCCAACCAGCGGCATATCAAGCAAAGCTGCAGCGCGTGTTTCCCACGGCCAAAATTACggttgccaagaaggccgataGTTTGTACGCCTGCGTCAGTGCTGCATCGGTATGCGCAAAGGTCACTCGTGATGCCGCGCTCGAAGTTCTTTTTGAAGCGAGGGcagacgaagacgagaaaGACGGTGAGGGCATGGCATGGGGCTCAGGTTATCCATCTGACGGACGCTGCGTTGGTTGGATGAAGGGCAACATGCATCCTGTGTTCGGATGGGGGCCCGAGTGTCGATTCAGCTGGGGGACAGCAAAAGACATGCTTGAGGCCAAGGGAAATGGTGTCAAGGTTGAGTGGCCACTTGAGGATGACGGTGAGACGAGTAGGCTCACTGATTACTTCACCTCAGGGGACAAGGATAAGGAGTCATCGGAGTTGGGTAATTGGTTTGGTACACCGGCTGGCTTGGAAGCATTCTAG
- a CDS encoding related to mitochondrial rRNA processing protein PRP12, producing MIPSRGLATAALFAARRPIISSRSLGCGFAAASLRQRLGQNAINRSVSRVWESTVVNPEGAVPSIAPEEGADKSGHITTQSNEAILFFDNIFPLKLSSVLMRPWKSDNDVSDLLRRFESSSLGILDPIRLVKTAIPEDLPIKVTEILPRLKDGGAYVKFMHDSNIDPAEIEAQLASRLKEKPTKPWFSIFRPVNARLVQGTPWLEDLYRYPTSFIKIEFVPPTPGITPEELPEETLYSLFRKYGKIADIIPQPTDSKVMPRYAHVMFPVTRDAIMARNCMHGFIVNEVLGGGKNGTKLRLSFEKRVKAHSIWNWLTNHPRIVIPVFAALVAGLSVLIFDPIREFFIKLHIQHSLEFKDSRIYKWFKKQSGNFGLSTKPKGDGLEEVWNHRRDAIDKVQGWLDETSDTFIVVTGPKGSGKVEMVMDQALEGRKNVLKIDCRRIVEARGEAGTIKRLATAVGYRPVFSWANSMSSMIDLAVQSTTGVKAGFSETLESQLTKIMQTTTGALKDVAVGSRNKKDTDYKLSEDAWLEAHPERRPVVVIDNFLHKGEENSIIYDKIAEWAATVVQNNVAHVIFLTTDSAYSKPLDKALPDRLFRTVSLGDLAPEVAKNFVLSRLKDQLAADEKARKEQGDEETEKSPIPHPNIFELDQCIDTLGGRLTDLEFLARRLRTGQSPKQAMEEIVSETATDIVRIYLLGKSSEIEDKKFSSQQAWHLIKSLAQTPNLRYNEVTLSAPFSSAAPVAASNADAAIDSLVSAELIAVKTHQGRPMTITASKPLHQAAFSVLLQDRVLRARMDYDVINDSSKAEARSIEKVENELALLGSLPRQTAETAGRINFLLHKLEDSQAKITKWDKEMTTLKKLLSEEF from the exons ATGATTCCAAGCCGAGGTCTTGCGACGGCGGCACTTTTCGCAGCCCGCCGGCCCATCATATCATCGAGATCCCTCGGATGTGGCTTCGCAGCAGCTTCTCTTCGACAACGGCTCGGCCAAAATGCGATAAACCGATCTGTTAGTCGTGTGTGGGAGAGCACAGTCGTCAACCCCGAGGGTGCGGTTCCCTCAATTGCACCTGAAGAAGGTGCTGACAAAAGCGGCCATATCACTACACAATCCAATGAAGCCATTCTCTTTTTCGATA ATATCTTTCCTCTCAAACTCAGCAGCGTTCTCATGCGTCCTTGGAAGTCGGACAACGACGTATCGGATCTACTCAGGCGCTTCGAATCATCCTCTTTAGGGATTCTAGACCCAATTCGCCTTGTGAAGACAGCCATTCCAGAAGACTTACCAATAAAAGTGACCGAGATCTTACCACGGCTCAAGGATGGAGGTGCATATGTCAAATTCATGCATGACTCCAACATAGACCCTGCCGAAATTGAAG CTCAATTAGCAAGTCGACTGAAAGAAAAGCCCACAAAACCTTGGTTCTCCATCTTCCGCCCTGTCAACGCTCGTCTCGTACAGGGCACGCCATGGCTAGAAGACCTGTATAGATACCCAACCAGCTTCATCAAAATCGAATTTGTTCCCCCAACTCCCGGCATCACCCCTGAAGAGCTCCCCGAAGAGACGTTGTACTCTTTGTTCCGCAAATATGGAAAAATCGCAGATATTATACCACAGCCAACCGACTCAAAGGTCATGCCACGGTATGCCCATGTCATGTTTCCCGTAACAAGAGACGCAATTATGGCTCGCAACTGTATGCATGGGTTCATTGTCAACGAGGTCTTGGGAGGTGGCAAGAATGGAACTAAGCTCCGCCTGTCCTTCGAGAAACGCGTCAAGGCTCATAGTATTTGGAATTGGTTGACAAACCATCCGCGTATTGTGATACCCGTTTTTGCTGCTCTGGTAGCTGGTCTTTCGGTTCTGATTTTCGACCCTATCCGGGaattcttcatcaagctccACATTCAGCACTCTCTAGAGTTCAAGGACTCTCGAATCTACAAATGGTTCAAGAAACAGTCTGGCAACTTTGGCTTATCAACCAAACCCAAGGGAGATGGTCTCGAGGAAGTCTGGAATCACCGACGAGACGCGATCGACAAAGTGCAAGGCTGGCTTGATGAAACATCTGACACATTCATCGTTGTTACTGGACCAAAGGGCTCGGGAAAGGTTGAGATGGTCATGGATCAAGCTTTGGAAGGTCGAAAGAACGTGCTCAAGATCGACTGCAGACGCATTGTCGAGGCCAGGGGCGAGGCGGGCACTATCAAACGTCTTGCTACAGCCGTTGGCTATCGTCCCGTATTCTCGTGGGCCAACAGCATGAGCAGTATGATCGATCTTGCTGTTCAGAGCACAACGGGAGTCAAGGCTGGCTTCTCGGAAACTCTCGAGTCTCAGTTGACTAAGATCATGCAGACCACTACCGGCGCCCTCAAAGATGTCGCTGTTGGCTCGCGTAACAAGAAAGATACCGACTACAAGCTGTCTGAGGATGCTTGGCTGGAAGCTCATCCTGAGCGTAGACCTGTTGTCGTCATTGATAATTTCCTCCACAAGGGCGAGGAAAACAGCATCATCTACGACAAGATAGCTGAGTGGGCAGCGACTGTCGTGCAAAACAACGTCGCCCATGTTATTTTCCTTACTACTGACTCGGCCTACTCGAAACCCCTGGATAAAGCACTGCCCGACCGACTCTTCCGTACTGTTTCCCTTGGTGATTTAGCCCCCGAAGTTGCAAAGAACTTTGTTCTTAGCCGGCTCAAGGATCAACTCGCCGCTGATGAGAAAGCACGAAAGGAGcaaggagatgaagaaactGAAAAGTCACCTATCCCACACCCAAACATATTTGAGCTTGATCAGTGTATCGACACTCTTGGTGGCCGTCTCACAGATCTGGAGTTCCTCGCCCGGCGCCTACGAACCGGGCAGTCTCCCAAACAAGCTATGGAAGAGATCGTTTCTGAGACAGCTACTGACATTGTTCGTATCTACCTTCTTGGTAAGTCTTCAGAGATTGAAGACAAGAAattctcttctcaacaagcttggcATCTTATCAAGTCGCTTGCTCAAACCCCCAACCTACGTTATAACGAAGTCACACTCTCTGCGCCATTCTCGTCTGCAGCACCTGTGGCTGCGTCAAATGCCGATGCCGCCATTGATAGCCTCGTCAGCGCCGAGCTAATCGCGGTTAAGACGCACCAGGGCCGACCCATGACAATCACGGCTAGCAAGCCTCTGCACCAAGCTGCCTTTTCGGTCCTTCTACAGGACCGTGTCCTCAGAGCCAGGATGGACTATGATGTTATCAACGATTCGTCCAAGGCCGAAGCTCGCTCAATCGAGAAGGTTGAAAACGAATTGGCTCTTCTGGGCAGCTTGCCTCGTCAGACAGCAGAGACAGCAGGGCGTATTAACTTCTTGCTCCACAAGTTGGAGGacagccaagccaagatcaCTAAATGGGATAAGGAAATGACCActttgaagaagcttcttAGCGAGGAGTTTTAA
- a CDS encoding probable dienelactone hydrolase family protein: MLVKESHVDVPTSANGKEGTMRMSSSTLTICDMRSLPTYTRDQASLRFPGVSLFSEIYQVTGPVARFARQIAGQGYIVAAPSSYHDFTGPEPLKYDAEDTDRGNKFKIEKTLESYDADSYATVDYLLSLPTCTGRIGATGMCLGGHLAVRAALDPRISACVAYFATDIHSRTLGPYDAPNTSSTAPPNSNHTIDLFNKFKGEVAMIFGVKDTHVPDAGRDLIRAKLREAGVPTSFYEFAWAQHAFIRDELSKGRYDPAITKVCFEVLLELFGRVLKTDLGAKDGDVPPPEHVC; this comes from the exons atgTTGGTCAAAGAGTCTCACGTCGATGTCCCGACCTCTGCCAATGGCAAGGAGGGTACTATGCGTATGTCCAGCTCAACTCTCACGATATGCGACATGAGAAGCTTACCTACTTACACTCGTGACCAGGCATCTTT ACGCTTCCCTGGTGTGAGTCTCTTCAGCGAGATCTACCAAG TCACTGGCCCTGTTGCCCGTTTCGCCCGTCAGATCGCTGGTCAAGGCTACATCGTCGCTGCACCTTCATCTTACCATGACTTCACTGGCCCTGAGCCTCTCAAGTACGACGCCGAGGACACTGATCGTGGCAACAAGTTCAAGATCGAAAAG ACCCTCGAGTCCTATGATGCCGACTCATACGCCACCGTCGATTACCTCCTCTCACTTCCCACCTGCACAGGTCGTATTGGAGCTACAGGCATGTGTCTAGGTGGTCATCTGGCCGTTCGCGCTGCT CTCGACCCTCGCATCTCTGCTTGCGTTGCCTACTTCGCAACTGATATTCACTCCCGTACACTCGGCCCTTATGATGCGCCCAACACTTCATCAACCGCTCCTCCCAACAGCAACCACACCAtcgatctcttcaacaagttcAAGGGAGAGGTTGCCATGATCTTTGGTGTAAAGGACACTCATGTCCCTGATGCTGGTCGCGATCTAATCCGTGCCAAGCTTCGCGAAGCTGGTGTCCCTACCAGCTTCTATGAGTTTGCGTGGGCTCAGCACGCCTTCATCCGTGACGAGCTAAGCAAGGGACGTTATGATCCTGCCATCACCAAGGTCTGCTTCGAGGTTTTGCTGGAACTCTTCGGTCGTGTTCTCAAGACTGACTTGGGGGCAAAGGACGGTGATGTCCCACCTCCGGAGCACGTTTGCTAA